A part of Rhinolophus ferrumequinum isolate MPI-CBG mRhiFer1 chromosome 11, mRhiFer1_v1.p, whole genome shotgun sequence genomic DNA contains:
- the IGF2 gene encoding insulin-like growth factor II isoform X2, producing MELPVGKSMLVLLTFLAFASCCFAAYRPSETLCGGELVDTLQFVCGDRGFYFSRPASRVNRRSRGIVEECCFRSCDLALLETYCATPAKSERDVSTPPTVLPDNFPRYPVGKFFHYGTWMQSAQRLRRGLPALLRVRRGRVLARELEAFREATRHRPLMALSTHDPAAHGGASPEVSSNRK from the exons ATGGAGCTCCCGGTGGGGAAGTCGATGCTGGTGCTCCTCACTTTCTTGGCCTTCGCCTCGTGCTGCTTTGCTGCTTACCGCCCCAGTGAGACCCTGTGCGGCGGGGAGCTGGTGGACACCCTCCAGTTTGTCTGTGGGGACCGCGGCTTTTACTTCA GCAGACCGGCCAGCCGTGTGAACCGCCGCAGCCGTGGCATCGTGGAAGAGTGCTGCTTCCGCAGCTGCGACCTGGCCCTTCTGGAGACCTACTGCGCCACCCCCGCCAAGTCCGAGAGGGACGTGTCGACCCCTCCGACCGTGCTTCCG gaCAACTTCCCCAGATACCCCGTGGGCAAGTTCTTCCATTACGGCACCTGGATGCAGTCTGCCCAACGCCTGCGCAGAGGCCTGCCTGCCCTCCTGCGTGTCCGCCGGGGCCGCGTGCTCGCCAGGGAGCTTGAAGCCTTTAGAGAGGCCACGCGTCACCGGCCCCTGATGGCCCTATCCACCCACGACCCTGCCGCCCACGGGGGTGCCTCTCCAGAGGTGTCCAGCAATCGGAAGTGA
- the IGF2 gene encoding insulin-like growth factor II isoform X1: MELPVGKSMLVLLTFLAFASCCFAAYRPSETLCGGELVDTLQFVCGDRGFYFRLPGRPASRVNRRSRGIVEECCFRSCDLALLETYCATPAKSERDVSTPPTVLPDNFPRYPVGKFFHYGTWMQSAQRLRRGLPALLRVRRGRVLARELEAFREATRHRPLMALSTHDPAAHGGASPEVSSNRK, translated from the exons ATGGAGCTCCCGGTGGGGAAGTCGATGCTGGTGCTCCTCACTTTCTTGGCCTTCGCCTCGTGCTGCTTTGCTGCTTACCGCCCCAGTGAGACCCTGTGCGGCGGGGAGCTGGTGGACACCCTCCAGTTTGTCTGTGGGGACCGCGGCTTTTACTTCA GACTTCCAGGCAGACCGGCCAGCCGTGTGAACCGCCGCAGCCGTGGCATCGTGGAAGAGTGCTGCTTCCGCAGCTGCGACCTGGCCCTTCTGGAGACCTACTGCGCCACCCCCGCCAAGTCCGAGAGGGACGTGTCGACCCCTCCGACCGTGCTTCCG gaCAACTTCCCCAGATACCCCGTGGGCAAGTTCTTCCATTACGGCACCTGGATGCAGTCTGCCCAACGCCTGCGCAGAGGCCTGCCTGCCCTCCTGCGTGTCCGCCGGGGCCGCGTGCTCGCCAGGGAGCTTGAAGCCTTTAGAGAGGCCACGCGTCACCGGCCCCTGATGGCCCTATCCACCCACGACCCTGCCGCCCACGGGGGTGCCTCTCCAGAGGTGTCCAGCAATCGGAAGTGA